In the Cryptococcus neoformans var. neoformans JEC21 chromosome 1, complete sequence genome, one interval contains:
- a CDS encoding expressed protein, with the protein METAPLTLKVLHISPLTLIPTSNPDASASIPPIPLPPPPPPAGFNFSPTPNYPPPFGSIPLGSKLDLRVGLENVHRQRYGVHGVRMMVEVQSASGRVRLGEAIHGQISDTSSEQPLQEGQESQLPELKFGEMVELGVESEMKDLGLGVVIVSVAWETLDGRKTFQRFFKFNIITPLGIKTRVQIPSHPNSTLSLSLREQTYLEVFMQNTSLESMLISGISLEPVEGLKVNKIGGSEMDGEELIVGGTRQYLFVVDSSPSNDDEGAKQGKSIFPPTYPAGAVLPLGRLLVEWISGPYHTPGKLLTSMLNRRAPAPRLPSITQPHPTPTRTLSAAPPTPSKGPTALDTGSGTLATPRRGLSPNPDSIPSPRHRPLPSPSPKWAFDLTLNGSRKVPLQSEWYLTLNLAVRSAAPIQDSSEEQAVPTLPRLGIQYLTPVEPPLVDGAQSETDHSRQSQQGNPQMMLSPPSRTSTPASPALSSAGRPLSPFTTTSTASTSIAGISGISRSTTPLRAELKSAVGSMIGPNPFTSAFFKKIQTAPDDDQEEKESRASFPPIASVVPNPDYKPSASLDKSAGPVQIYHIGSSLIFPDFPPLTPKFENLGLQPLSAGGSEKKERESEKVAKKYWETSVQWQWKFVGFEEGLGVLGGARVLISEGEDEGVIGREWECLGDVTVS; encoded by the exons ATGGAAACGGCTCCGCTCACTCTCAAGGT CTTACATATATCCCCCTTGACTCTCATTCCAACATCAAACCCCGATGCATCAGCTTCCATCCCACCTATTCCTCTCccgccgcctccgcctcccGCAGGATTCAACTTTTCGCCCACGCCCAACTACCCACCACCCTTCGGCTCGATCCCGTTAGGTTCCAAACTCGACCTTAGAGTAGGCCTCGAGAATGTCCATCGGCAGCGGTATGGCGTGCATGGAGtaaggatgatggtggaggtCCAATCTGCGTCAGGTCGAGTGCGATTGGGTGAGGCCATACATGGTCAAATATCCGACACTTCCAGCGAACAACCGCTTCAAGAAGGGCAGGAAAGTCAGTTACCAGAACTCAAGTTTGGCGAAATGGTTGAACTGGGGGTGGAGAGTGAGATGAAGGACCTAGGTTTGGGTGTCGTGATTGTGAGCGTAGCTTGGGAGACACTGGATGGGCGAAAGACATTTCAAAGGTTCTTCAAGTTCAAC ATTATAACACCTCTGGGAATCAAGACTCGGGTTCAGATACCCTCCCATCCTAATTCAACACTTTCGCTTTCTCTGCGCGAACAGACTTACCTCGAAGTGTTCATGCAGAACACATCCCTCGAAAGTATGCTCATATCTGGGATATCGCTGGAACCAGTAGAAGGATTGAAGGTGAACAAAATAGGAGGCTCGGAGATGGACGGCGAGGAACTGATAGTAGGGGGCACGAGGCAGTATCTGTTTGTGGTTGATTCGTCTCCATCAAATGACGACGAAGGTGCGAAACAAGGCAAGTCTATATTCCCACCAACATATCCTGCGGGCGCAGTGCTCCCTCTTGGAAGACTATTGGTTGAATGGATTTCGGGTCCTTATCATACCCCTGGTAAACTCCTTACTTCTATGCTCAATCGTCGTGCCCCTGCTCCCCGGCTTCCTTCAATCACTCAACCTCATCCCACACCCACCCGAACACTGAGTGCAGCCCCGCCCACTCCCAGCAAAGGGCCAACAGCTCTTGACACTGGCTCTGGGACACTCGCCACACCTCGGCGAGGGCTTAGCCCCAATCCCGATTCAATACCTTCCCCGCGACACCGTCCGCtaccatctccttcaccaaAGTGGGCATTCGATTTGACTTTAAATGGTTCGCGAAAAGTCCCTTTGCAGTCTGAGTGGTATCTCACACTCAATCTTGCGGTGCGATCGGCAGCCCCTATCCAGGATTCCTCAGAAGAACAAGCAGTGCCTACACTACCACGATTAGGTATACAGTACTTAACACCAGTCGAACCGCCTCTTGTAGATGGTGCGCAATCGGAAACAGACCACAGTAGACAGTCACAGCAAGGCAATCCTCAGATGATGCTCTCTCCACCCTCCCGCACTTCCACTCCCGCTTCACCGGCATTATCCTCCGCCGGCCGCCCATTGTCGCCATTCACAACCACTTCAACGGCATCAACATCAATCGCTGGTATCTCCGGAATAAGCAGATCTACCACTCCTTTGAGAGCAGAGTTGAAATCTGCAGTGGGCAGCATGATTGGGCCGAACCCTTTTACGAGCGCTTTTTTCAAAAAGATACAGACCGCCCCTGATGACGAccaggaggagaaggaatcTAGGGCGTCTTTTCCCCCTATAGCCAGTGTCGTACCCAACCCCGATTACAAACCTTCCGCATCTCTAGATAAAAGCGCAGGCCCTGTGCAAATTTACCACATCGGATCTTCGCTCATCTTCCCCGATTTCCCGCCTCTTACTCCCAAATTTGAGAATCTTGGGCTACAACCACTGTCTGCTGGTGGatcagaaaagaaagagagggaaagcGAAAAAGTAGCAAAGAAGTATTGGGAGACGAGTGTGCAGTGGCAATGGAAATTTGTTGGATTTGAAGAGGGACTCGGAGTACTGGGAGGCGCGAGAGTTCTGATTTctgaaggtgaagatgaaggcgTAATTGGACGGGAGTGGGAGTGTTTGGGGGATGTCACGGTGTCGTGA